In Candidatus Nanoarchaeia archaeon, the DNA window GCAGAAGGGCGTGGTCGGCCTTATCGTGCCTGAAGCGGACATGCCCTTCTCGAGTTCAGGTGTTGTTCCGGACATTATGTTCAGCCCGCACGGAATCCCATCCCGAATGACCATTGCTCACTTGCTTGAACTCATTGCAGGAAAGACGGGGGCATTAGGCGGGCGCTTTATCAACGGAACTACCTTTGATGCGGAAAGTGAGGAAGATATAAGGAGGGAATTACAGTCCTATGGGTTCCAGGAAAATGGAACGGAAACGTTCTACAATGGGATGACGGGGGAAAAGATTGAGGCAAAGATTTTTGTTGGAAGTATGTATTATTTAAAACTGAAGCACATGGTTGCAAACAAGATTCATTCGAGAGCCAGAGGGCCAATTCAACTCCTGACGCGGCAGCCAACAGAAGGCCGCGCGAAAGAGGGGGGATTGCGCCTTGGAGAGATGGAAAAGGATACATTCGTTGCCCATGGTGCCGCCCTGCTCCAGAAAGAGAGATTTGATTCAGACAGGACAGTGGTCCCTGTATGCGAGAATTGCGGAATCCTTGCGATCCACAATGAGTTCAAAAACACCGCCTATTGTGTAGTTTGCGGCGATAATGTTGAGATTAATAACATTGAGATCAGCTATGCCTTCAAGCTCATGCTTGATGAGTTCAAGACCCTCGGCATCTACCCTAAACTGACGCTGGAGAATAAGTATTGAGGCCAGGAGCAGGTTGTGATATGACAGAAGAAACAAAGGCAGAAACAAAAGAGGCGCAGCCTGAAAAGAAGGAAGCGGAAGATTTTCCTGAGAGGTACATCTTCAAACAGGTGAAATCATTTGTATTTGGTGTCCTGTCTCCCAAGATGATCAAGAAGATGGCAGTGGCAAAGATCGTCACGCCAGAGCTCTATGATAAGGAGGGGTACCCTGTCGATGGGGGGCTCATGGACATCCGCTTGGGAGTGATCGATCCCGGATTGAAATGCAGGACTTGTGGATCCAAACTCAAGGAGTGCATCGGCCACTTCGGCTATATCGAACTCGCACGGCCAGTTATTCATGTTAAATTTGTTGAGATCATCCATATGCTGCTGCAGTGCACCTGCAGGGAATGCGGGCATGCCCTTCTCCAAAAGAACAAGAAAGATGGCCTTGTTGCTGAAATACGCATGGTTGCGGAGAAAGAGGGGCCTATCGCCATGCGAAAAAAGGTCAAGGCTGCAATCGCAGGTATAAAGTCAACAAACAAATGCCCATTGTGCAAGGCAAAGCAGTTTAAAATCACCATAGAGAAACCCACAACCTTTATCGAGAATGAACAGCGTGTGAGTCCTATCGAGGTAAGGACGCGGCTGGAGAAGATCCCGGATGATGACTTAGAGGTGTTTGGCCTGAATGTAAGCGCAGTCCGCCCTGAGTGGCTGATCCTGACTATACTTTCCATCCCTCCGGTTACCATGAGGCCTTCAATCACGCTCGAGAGCGGCGAGAGGAGCGAGGATGACCTTACACATAAGATAGGGGATATTGTGCGGATTAACCAGCGGTTGTTTGAGAACATCAATGCCGGAGCGCCGGAGATCATTATTGAAGACCTCTGGGACCTTCTCCAATACCATATCACGACCTTCTTTGATAATTCTATCCCCCAGCTTCCTGTTGCAAGGCACCGAAGCGGCCAGCCGCTCAAGACCCTCTCCGAGAGGATCAAAAGCAAAGATGGAAGGATCCGCCACAATCTTGCTGGAAAAAGGACGAACTTCTCTGCAAGGACGGTCATCAGCCCTGACCCGAGGATACAGCTCAATGAGGTCGGAGTCCCAAAAGTCATGGCTATGAATCTTACGGTTCCTGAAAGGGTCACAGAATGGAACCTTGCATACCTCAAAAAGTTTATGGAGCGCGGTCCGGGGCAATACCCTGGGGCGAATTACGTCATCAGGCCCGACGGGAAGAAAAAGAAGATAACGGAAGAGACGCAGGAAGCCTCACTGGAAGAAGTTGCCCCAGGATATATCGTGGAGAGGCACCTCATTGACGGAGATATTGCAATCTTCAATCGCCAGCCATCCTTGCACAGGATGAGCATGATGTGCCACAGAGTGCGGGTCCTTCCAGGGAAGACATTGAGGATCAATCCAGCAGTCTGCCACCCGTACAACGCTGATTTTGACGGAGATGAGATGAATCTCCATATCCCCCAGACAGAGGAAGCCCGGGCAGAGGCTGAAATTCTGATGGAAGTGCAGACACAGCTCATATCGCCAAGGTACGGACTGAGCATAGTGGGGTGTGTCCAGGATGCGATCTCCGGAAATTATATCCTGACAAGATATGGAAAGATGCCGCGGACAGAAGCTATTGACCTGCTCTATGCAACGGGGGTTAGAGACTTCTCAAGGCTTCCAAAAAAGCAGGTTGTAGATGGAAAAGAGATATTCAGCGCTCTTCTTCCTCCGGATTTCAGTTTTTCAGGCCATGCCAAAGTATGCAGCGAGGGCTGCTCGAAGGATACGCATGTCCTGATTTCCAAAGGCAGATTGATATCGGGGGTCATGGACAAGGCAAATTTAGGCGAAGGATCAGGACTGATGATGAGAGAGCTGCACAAGAAATATGGCAAGGATTTCTCCCTGGACTTCCTGCAGAAACTCTACCGGCTTGGCACTGACTCGTTGCTGAAGTTTGGATTTTCATCTCCGTTATCTGATGTGGATATCCTCCCTGAAGGAAAAGCAGAGATAAAAAAAGTGCTCGATCAGGCCGAGCAGGAATCGCAGGAGCTCATCAGGTCATTCCGGGAGGGAAAATTGGAGGCATTTCCCGGAAGGAGCGCCGAAGAGACCTTGGAATTGAGGATTCTTGAAGTCCTCAACAAGGCAAGGAATCAGACAGGGATATTGGTCTCTAAGTATGCGGCATCAGGCACGCATATGCTTATCATGGCAAAATCCGGGGCCCGCGGGAATATCATTAACCTCGCGCAGATGGCTGCTTGTGTGGGCCAGCAGGCAATGCGGGGAAAGCGCATCGAGAAAGGCTATTCCGAAAGGACATTATCCTGCTTCAAGAGGGGCGATCTGTCTCCTGACGCACGTGGATTCATCAGGAGGGGGTTCAAGGAAGGCATGACGCCTCAGGAATTCTTTTTCGGGGCGATCACTGGCAGAGACTCCCTTATGGATACTGCCTTAAGGACGCCAAAGAGCGGTTATCTTTACCGGCGCCTGGCCAATGCAATGCAGGATCTTAAGGTGGAGTATGATAATACGGTAAGAGATTCCAACAAGAAGATCGTCCAGTTTAGGTATGGAGAAGACGGAATCGACGTGTCCAAATCAGAGAACGGAAAGATAAATGTGAAGAAAATCATCCAGGAGGTCGTAGGAAACGGGAATTAATATGGAAGAAATAAAACTGCTTGAGAGAAAGCTTCCCTTGGCAATCATCAAGGAGATACGCGAGAATCTGCCCAAGAATGTGGGAAAGGCCCGCTACACGGAAGTTCTCCAGAAGGTGTTGGAGGAGTACAAGCAATCCCGTGTTGAGCCAGGCGAGTCTGTAGGCCTTATATCCGCGGAGTCAATTGGGGAACCGAGCACTCAAATGACCCTGAATACCTTCCACTTTGCGGGCGTAGCTGAGATGAATGTGACTGTGGGCCTTCCACGAATAATCGAAGTCCTCGATGGGAGGAAGGAGATATCAACACCTATGATGGAGATTTATCTGAAAAAGCCATACAGCAAAGGGGCAGAGATTCGAAAAGCTGGAGCCTTGATCAAGGAAACTCAGTTTAAGGAGATTGTAAAGGAGTTCTCAATCAACATGCTGGAAACAAGCATTGAGATTACAGTAGACAGGGAAAGAATGCAGGAATTGGGCGTCAACGAGCCTACCGTTCTCAAGAATGTCGCAAAGGAGATTAAGGGATTTGCAGCAAAGTTCAAAGATAAGGATACTCTTGTCCTAAAGAGTAAGAGCAAAGAAAAGGCATTCAATGAGGTGTATCTTGCAAAGGAGAAGGTGAAGGGGGTGTACCTCAAAGGGATCAAGGACATTTCCCAGATACTCACAGTGAAGAAAGGAGATGAATACATGATTATAACGTCCGGAAGCAACCTCAAGGACACCTTTGATCTTGATATTGTTGATGCAGCACGGACTACAACGAATAATGTTTTTGAGATAGCTGATGTGCTCGGCATCGAGGCGGCCCGGCAGGCAATCATCAACGAGGTCTACAAGGTCATTGAAGCTCAAGGGTTAAACGTTGACATTAGGCATATCATGCTCGTAGCAGATACGATGTGCGCAGGAGGGAAAATCAAAGGTGTAACAAGGTATGGAGTGGTAAGTGAAAAGGCGTCTGTGCTCGCACGCGCCTCGTTTGAAACCCCGATCAAGCATATAGTAAATGCGGCGATGTCCGGGGAAGAGGACAAACTCAATTCTGTGGTGGAAAATGTCATGCTGAACCAGCCAATCCCGGTTGGAACAGGGCTGCCCGGGCTCCGGATTAAATTAAAGCAAGAGGAGGATCATGGCAAAGAAGGAGATTGATGAGCAGCTTGCTGAAGTCAGGCAGGCGCTGAAATCAAAGAAGCTTGTGATAGGGACAGAGAGAACCCTCAAGTCGCTCAAGATTGGCGGAATCCAGAAAGTATTCTTAGCAGCAAACTGTCCGGAGCAGGTCAAGGCGGATGTCGCCTATTATGCCAGAATAGGCAATGCGGCTGCGGTCAGGCTCAAGTATGATAATGAGGAACTCGGAGTAATATGCAAGAAGCCCTTTGCAATTTCTATTCTTGGAGTAAAGACAGGGAATGGTTAAAATAAAGTATGACAGCCAGCTGATGAAGACGATGAGTGTGTTTGAGCAGGTGACGCACGCAAAGCTCAAAGACGCGGTTGATCAGGAAAACAGGATTTTGTTTGTCACTGAAGAGAATGAGGCTGGCAGGGCAATCGGCAGGCACCATAGCAACAGCGAAAAACTTGCGAGGCTCCTGAAAAGAAAGATTAAAATAGTGGAATTTAACCCCGATGTCAAGGGGTTCATCAGGAACTTGGTGTATCCGCTGAATACAAGGGATATAGAGGAATCCCAAGGCACGATAACTATCTCTTCCGGTGATCCGGAGACAAAAAGGATCCTCATCGGAAGAGACGCAAAAAATCTCAAAGACCTTAGGAGCGTCGTGAAGCGGTTTTTTGACATACAGGAGATACGAATAATATAGGGAGAATAGAGAACATGGGAAGCAAGAGCCGCGGCATGTTTGCTGCGAACAAGCTGAAGAGGAGAAGAGCCCAATCGAAGTGGCTGCACCGGTCCTATATCAAAAGGATCCTTCGCCTTAAGGAGAGGTCAGACCCATTGGAGGGGTCATCGCAGGCAAAGGGCCTGGTGTTGGAGAAGATTCAGCTCGAAGCAAAGCAGCCCAACTCAGGAATGAGGAAATGTGTCCGGGTCCAGCTCACGAAGAATGGAAGGCAGGTCAGTGCGTTTTGCCCCGGCGACGGAGCCACAAAGCTCATTGACGAGCATGATGAGGTTATCATAGAGTGCATTGGCGGAAAGATGGGCCGCGCAAAGGGGGATATCCCGGGAGTCCGGTGGCAGGTCATCAAAGTCAACGACCAGAGCTTAAAGGCACTGCTGGCAGGAAAGATTGAGAAGGCAAGAAGATGATCAAAGCATTTGACAGATGGGGCACTGAAGGGATCGAGGTTCAGGACAAAGGCCTTCAGAATTATATCACATTGGAGCCAAAAATTGTTCCCCGCACAGGCGCGCGCTATGCAGGAAACAAGTTTCACAAGAGCAAGACATTCATCATTGAGCGCCTGATGAACAAGGTCATGATTCCTGGCCATAAGAACAAGAAACATTTTAAGACAAGCTATCCCATGACAGGGAAAGCGCTCACGGCGTATGGGCTGATCAAGCAAGTGCTGACAAAAATTGAATCAACAACCAAGCAGAATCCTATAGGGGTTGTCGTTCGTGCAATAGAGAATGCTGCAACACGGGAAGAGATTGTTACAATTGAGTATGGAGGCGCGCGCTACCCGAAAGCAGTTGAGTGCGCGCCGCAGCGGAGGGTTGACATTGCGTTGCGGTGGATGGTCCAGGGCGCATATCACAAGTCATTTAATTCCAAGAAAAGCTTCGCTGATGCGCTTACCGAAGAGATTATCAATGCTTCCCAGGCAAGCCAGAACTCAAACGCCATTTCTAGAAAGCTAGAGCTTGAAAGGCAGGCTGATGCGAGCAGGTAGGGACAGCTTCTGTATTCGCTGCTCTGCAGATTTCAACAAAATTAAAACCACTATTTCTTCCTCTGCTGGTACGCCATTCTCGGTCCAGCCCGTGGAGACTGCCGAAGGATAGGCGCAGGAGAAGGTTCTTCCTTAGATGGAATTTCCGGCTCATACTCATGATATTCGTAAGGGATGCCGCCCTGAGCCCCCATACTCAAGTCTTTTTTGGAAAAGTCTTTTTGCTCTAAGCGATGATACTGAAAACGCAAATGGTCGTATTTTCGCCTTGCATTCCTTATAAGAGTCCCCTCCTCACTTGAGTGCTCGCTAAAAGAAGGTATAAAAAGTTTTTCTGATGGAAAATGATGTTCTGAAAGGGATGTATGGAGGCTCTCCAAGTAAGGTTCAACATCTTCTTTGGAAAGACGCCCCGAAACGCTATGGACTTCGAGTTCCAGCACAAGATTCCACAAAAGGCACTGATAGAAGTCATGTACAGAAGTTTTGTTGAATGTGGTACGTACAGAATCGGCATTCAATGGTGTAGGCTGATCTGTTTCCCTGAGAATCGCCTTCCCTTGATCAAGATCATACTCCAAAGGGATAAGAGCATAGTTGTTGGGTCCTGTAATAAACAAGCCGTCAAGACGCTGAGCGTGCTGATGGACTAAATGGGGCCCAAGAAGCAAAGGGATGTTCTGTCGACCCCCCTCAACTGAAAGGTAATTTAAGAGCGACTCAAGAGGTTTGAGGGAGAGTGCTTTCTCGAAATTGGACCGAGATTGGCCTGTAAGAGGCTCGCCAAATCTGTCAGAACTAAAAACAAATAAGCTGCTGCTATCAGTGATACAATAGGCCGGACCAAGGTACTCCGCCTTATGGCTTGATATATCACGTCCTTGCAAAGACCCAATGCGCGGAGGCTGATGAGGGTTCATAGGCAGAGAGATATGCAGGCATTTATAAGAATTGCTATTACTTCGTTATTTTAAGGTAGGTACAGCCACCAAAACACTTAAAAACAGTCATAATTGCTCCACGCGGCAGGCCATGCAGGAATTCCTTAAGAAAATACCCCGAACTCCTCCAAGCGCTTGATTTCTGCATCAGCCAAACGTGCCTGACCGCCACCGCCTCACAGCCCCAATCTCATTGCGAAAGAATACGACGGGGTCATTCGGCATCCAGTGGACAGATGAGGTCTCGATGACAAAAGGCGCGGAAAGCCGTCTTACGGGATTGAGAAGCCTCTGTTCATCCTCAGTAAGCAGCGAAAAGGGCTTGTGCCTTGCTCCAGTTACAGAATCGTTCCCGCTGAAGTGAACATACGCAATATCCGTTTTAAATTCTCTAAGCAGACCGAGCAGTTCCTCAGGTGAGATTGTCAAGGCATGCGTCGTATCAAGACAGAGCTTCATTCCTGGATTCATATCCAAAATTGATCGGTACAGAGAGAAAGGCAGCTGGTATTGTTTAATAGTATTCTCAATGCAGAGGATAGTGCGGGGTGATACGATGCCGAGCGAGTCAGTAATCATGCCAAGGTTAGCGGGCTTGAACATATGCAGTACAATATGCCTTGCCCTAATCCGGGCTGCAATATCCCCAATCTTCTGCATAAAAGGGGTGTCTTCAGCTCCATAGAAAATCCTCCTTCCATCATCCCATTGCCATGGCGCATGAATGCTGTTGCACCGAAATTGCATCAGCACCTCCCATTCATCATCTGTCAGCTGAAATGTGGCTACATCTTGAGGCTGTGCAAAGGTAAGCTCAATGCCGTCAGCTGGAAGCCGCAGTGCAATTTTGGTGTCGAGTGCTGTATCTCTGCCGGTGAGCGCCGTATTCCCCTTGCTACTCTTGTAGAAGTTTCCAGTCGCAAGGCAGACTTCACCTGAGCTCAACAGCGTCACCCCGGTGTATAGAATCTGCCCCCCCTTCGTTAACTTCCAGCACATACTGCGCCGGCGCGTCCGTAGTAATGAGTGGACAGGGATCAACCCTGCAT includes these proteins:
- a CDS encoding DNA-directed RNA polymerase subunit A', producing MTEETKAETKEAQPEKKEAEDFPERYIFKQVKSFVFGVLSPKMIKKMAVAKIVTPELYDKEGYPVDGGLMDIRLGVIDPGLKCRTCGSKLKECIGHFGYIELARPVIHVKFVEIIHMLLQCTCRECGHALLQKNKKDGLVAEIRMVAEKEGPIAMRKKVKAAIAGIKSTNKCPLCKAKQFKITIEKPTTFIENEQRVSPIEVRTRLEKIPDDDLEVFGLNVSAVRPEWLILTILSIPPVTMRPSITLESGERSEDDLTHKIGDIVRINQRLFENINAGAPEIIIEDLWDLLQYHITTFFDNSIPQLPVARHRSGQPLKTLSERIKSKDGRIRHNLAGKRTNFSARTVISPDPRIQLNEVGVPKVMAMNLTVPERVTEWNLAYLKKFMERGPGQYPGANYVIRPDGKKKKITEETQEASLEEVAPGYIVERHLIDGDIAIFNRQPSLHRMSMMCHRVRVLPGKTLRINPAVCHPYNADFDGDEMNLHIPQTEEARAEAEILMEVQTQLISPRYGLSIVGCVQDAISGNYILTRYGKMPRTEAIDLLYATGVRDFSRLPKKQVVDGKEIFSALLPPDFSFSGHAKVCSEGCSKDTHVLISKGRLISGVMDKANLGEGSGLMMRELHKKYGKDFSLDFLQKLYRLGTDSLLKFGFSSPLSDVDILPEGKAEIKKVLDQAEQESQELIRSFREGKLEAFPGRSAEETLELRILEVLNKARNQTGILVSKYAASGTHMLIMAKSGARGNIINLAQMAACVGQQAMRGKRIEKGYSERTLSCFKRGDLSPDARGFIRRGFKEGMTPQEFFFGAITGRDSLMDTALRTPKSGYLYRRLANAMQDLKVEYDNTVRDSNKKIVQFRYGEDGIDVSKSENGKINVKKIIQEVVGNGN
- the rpoA2 gene encoding DNA-directed RNA polymerase subunit A'', translated to MEEIKLLERKLPLAIIKEIRENLPKNVGKARYTEVLQKVLEEYKQSRVEPGESVGLISAESIGEPSTQMTLNTFHFAGVAEMNVTVGLPRIIEVLDGRKEISTPMMEIYLKKPYSKGAEIRKAGALIKETQFKEIVKEFSINMLETSIEITVDRERMQELGVNEPTVLKNVAKEIKGFAAKFKDKDTLVLKSKSKEKAFNEVYLAKEKVKGVYLKGIKDISQILTVKKGDEYMIITSGSNLKDTFDLDIVDAARTTTNNVFEIADVLGIEAARQAIINEVYKVIEAQGLNVDIRHIMLVADTMCAGGKIKGVTRYGVVSEKASVLARASFETPIKHIVNAAMSGEEDKLNSVVENVMLNQPIPVGTGLPGLRIKLKQEEDHGKEGD
- a CDS encoding ribosomal L7Ae/L30e/S12e/Gadd45 family protein, producing MAKKEIDEQLAEVRQALKSKKLVIGTERTLKSLKIGGIQKVFLAANCPEQVKADVAYYARIGNAAAVRLKYDNEELGVICKKPFAISILGVKTGNG
- a CDS encoding NusA-like transcription termination signal-binding factor; translated protein: MVKIKYDSQLMKTMSVFEQVTHAKLKDAVDQENRILFVTEENEAGRAIGRHHSNSEKLARLLKRKIKIVEFNPDVKGFIRNLVYPLNTRDIEESQGTITISSGDPETKRILIGRDAKNLKDLRSVVKRFFDIQEIRII
- a CDS encoding 30S ribosomal protein S12, with product MGSKSRGMFAANKLKRRRAQSKWLHRSYIKRILRLKERSDPLEGSSQAKGLVLEKIQLEAKQPNSGMRKCVRVQLTKNGRQVSAFCPGDGATKLIDEHDEVIIECIGGKMGRAKGDIPGVRWQVIKVNDQSLKALLAGKIEKARR
- the rpsG gene encoding 30S ribosomal protein S7 codes for the protein MIKAFDRWGTEGIEVQDKGLQNYITLEPKIVPRTGARYAGNKFHKSKTFIIERLMNKVMIPGHKNKKHFKTSYPMTGKALTAYGLIKQVLTKIESTTKQNPIGVVVRAIENAATREEIVTIEYGGARYPKAVECAPQRRVDIALRWMVQGAYHKSFNSKKSFADALTEEIINASQASQNSNAISRKLELERQADASR